Proteins encoded together in one Corallococcus soli window:
- a CDS encoding dienelactone hydrolase family protein produces MRPDLKRLTWGVAAALLLGACATGKPAEVDRTPSATGAVSEAEFKAMHTLRTDAAPERKGVEIELPGGAKGYLSLPENAKGGPLPGVLVIHEWWGLNAHVQHWTDRLAAEGYAALAVDLYGGKVATNPDEALALVKAVDPEQATKTLLAAHAFLKSDPRIQAPRTGSIGWCFGGGWSLRTAMAVPELSAAVLYYGHPVTDAQQLSTIKAQVLGVFGTKDKSIPPETVRAFEKALDDAGVRSRILEYDADHAFANPSGGRYDERSAAAAWAETSAFLARTLKR; encoded by the coding sequence ATGAGGCCGGACCTGAAGAGGCTCACGTGGGGAGTGGCGGCAGCGCTGCTGTTGGGCGCCTGCGCGACGGGCAAGCCCGCGGAGGTGGACCGCACGCCGTCCGCCACGGGCGCCGTCTCCGAGGCGGAGTTCAAGGCCATGCACACCCTGCGCACGGACGCCGCGCCCGAGCGCAAGGGCGTGGAGATTGAGCTGCCCGGCGGCGCGAAGGGCTACCTGAGCCTCCCGGAGAACGCGAAGGGCGGCCCGCTGCCCGGCGTCCTCGTCATCCACGAGTGGTGGGGCCTCAACGCGCACGTGCAGCACTGGACGGACCGCCTGGCCGCGGAGGGCTACGCGGCGCTCGCGGTGGACCTGTACGGCGGCAAGGTGGCCACGAATCCGGACGAGGCGCTCGCGCTGGTGAAGGCGGTGGACCCCGAACAGGCCACGAAGACGCTGCTGGCCGCGCACGCCTTCCTGAAGAGCGACCCGCGCATCCAGGCCCCGCGCACGGGCAGCATCGGCTGGTGCTTCGGCGGCGGCTGGTCGCTGCGCACCGCCATGGCCGTGCCGGAGCTGAGCGCGGCGGTCCTCTACTACGGCCACCCGGTGACGGACGCGCAGCAGCTCTCCACCATCAAGGCGCAGGTGCTGGGCGTCTTCGGCACGAAGGACAAGTCCATCCCGCCGGAGACGGTGCGCGCCTTCGAGAAGGCGCTGGACGACGCGGGCGTGCGAAGCCGCATCCTGGAGTACGACGCGGACCACGCCTTCGCCAACCCGTCCGGCGGCCGGTACGACGAACGCTCCGCCGCGGCGGCCTGGGCGGAGACGTCCGCGTTCCTCGCGCGCACCCTCAAGCGCTGA
- a CDS encoding CAP domain-containing protein, producing the protein MRRLPSLRSLSAVGLLTPFLLLACIPDGDTDPTADAGLDGDAGTSGDAGTSSDAGTTSDGGAVGPTQFATDMLEAHNAARAAAQPTPSPALAPLVWDATVEETARKWANNCKFEHNAGRGNAGENLAASSPNNLTTKGVVKGWDDEKSDYDYAKNACAAGKVCGHYTQVVWRNTTRLGCAYKRCTINSPFGANFPTWDLWVCNYAPPGNYTGQRPY; encoded by the coding sequence TGCGCCGCCTCCCTTCCCTCCGCTCCCTCTCCGCCGTCGGTCTGCTCACGCCGTTCCTCCTGCTCGCCTGCATCCCTGACGGGGACACAGACCCCACGGCGGACGCGGGCCTCGACGGCGACGCCGGCACCTCCGGCGACGCGGGCACGTCCTCCGACGCGGGCACGACGTCCGACGGGGGAGCCGTGGGGCCCACGCAGTTCGCCACGGACATGCTGGAGGCCCACAACGCGGCCCGCGCCGCCGCGCAGCCCACGCCGTCCCCCGCCCTGGCCCCGCTCGTCTGGGACGCCACCGTGGAGGAGACCGCCCGGAAGTGGGCGAACAACTGCAAGTTCGAACACAACGCGGGCCGGGGCAACGCCGGGGAGAACCTCGCCGCCTCATCGCCGAACAACCTCACCACGAAGGGCGTGGTGAAGGGCTGGGACGACGAGAAGAGCGACTACGACTACGCGAAGAACGCCTGCGCGGCGGGCAAGGTCTGCGGCCACTACACGCAGGTGGTGTGGCGCAACACCACGCGGCTGGGCTGCGCCTACAAGCGCTGCACGATCAACTCGCCCTTCGGCGCGAACTTCCCCACGTGGGACCTGTGGGTGTGCAACTACGCCCCGCCGGGCAACTACACCGGCCAGCGCCCGTACTGA